The Cataglyphis hispanica isolate Lineage 1 chromosome 5, ULB_Chis1_1.0, whole genome shotgun sequence genome has a segment encoding these proteins:
- the LOC126849470 gene encoding glutaminyl-peptide cyclotransferase-like — translation MFEIALYLLLTVTASLCAAEQSSRKEIPFTKEKYYHTPNRLTNKQVATLSDLSNVTHMNEILDNICIVRIVGTPEHKNVRQYIKRSMRDLGWTVETDLFEANTPIFGKLEFENIIAKLNPNAKRYLVLACHFDSKYTRERDFVGATDSAVPCAQMINLATVMTKYLTKQDDISLMFIFFDGEEAFKEWGPNDSIYGSKHLAEKWHNNKTAYDKENYISELDKIDILVLLDLLGAPDPNFYNYFENTEKWYSFLVNTEKKLAEMRKLESYTYGQPKQSYFQPYSFQANIEDDHIPFLKRNVPILHIIPIPFPSFWHKPNDNRHNIDMKTTENINKILRLFVASYLHLSIS, via the exons ATGTTCGAGATCGCGTTATATCTTTTGCTAACTGTCACCGCGTCATTATGCGCGGCCGAGCAGAGTAGTCGGAAGGAGATACCTTTCACGAAAGAGAAA TATTATCATACGCCCAACCGGTTGACAAACAAACAAGTTGCCACGTTGTCTGATCTTAGCAATGTTACTCATATGAACGAGATCTTggacaatatatgtatagtaagaATTGTGGGGACTCCCGAGCACAAGAATGTGCGACAG tatatcAAGCGGTCGATGAGAGATTTAGGTTGGACAGTAGAAACAGATTTATTTGAAGCCAATACACCAATATTTGGCAAATTAGAGTTTGAAAACATAATAGCGAAATTAAATCCTAACGCAAAAAGATATCTAGTACTAGCTTGTCATTTTGATTCAAAGtatacaagagagagagattttgttGGAGCCACAGACAGTGCTGTACCATGTGctcaaatgattaatttagcCACTGTTATGACCAAATATTTAACTAAACAG gaCGATATCAGTTTGATGTTCATTTTCTTTGATGGGGAAGAAGCATTCAAGGAATGGGGTCCAAATGATTCTATTTATGGTTCCAAACATTTAGCTGAGAAATGGCATAATAACAAGACTGCTTATGACAAAGAAAACTATATCTCTGAATTGGATAAGATA GATATATTAGTTCTCCTTGATTTATTGGGTGCACCAGAtccaaatttttacaattacttTGAAAATACTGAAAAATGGTATTCTTTTTTAGTCAATACTGAAAAGAAATTAGCTGAAATGAGAAAATTGGAATCTTATACGTATGGCCAACCGAAACAGAGTTATTTTCAACCATATTCTTTTCAAGCAAATATCGAAGACGATCATATCCCTTTTCTAAAAAGAA atGTGCCCATTCTGCATATAATACCGATTCCGTTTCCATCTTTTTGGCACAAACCGAATGATAATCGACACAATATCGATATGAAAACtactgaaaatattaataagatactGAGATTATTTGTGGCTTCTTACTTACATTTGTCGATTTCCTAA